The Enhydrobacter sp. sequence CGTCGGGGACATCAACCGGATTCGCGAGGAGACCTACGCCGTCATCGTCCGCCAGCAGCAGAAGGCGACCGAGCCGGACCTCGCCCCCCATACCAGGGGGGTCGACGCGCCCTATCGGCCCGTCCGTTTCCGCGTGCCGCTCTGGGTTGCGGCGAGCGCCGGTCTCGGGATCGTCGCGGCGCTCTTTCTCTGGTTCTCGATCGGCCTCAATGCCGCGTCGGACGATCTCTTCGCGCGCCTGCAGGCGGCGCCGCCCGCGCACATGCCGACGATCACGCGAGTCGCGGCGGTCGCGCCGCCGCCGCCCGCGCCGACGCCGCCGCCGTCGCCACCGGCGCCGACCGTGCTCGACCGGCTGCGCACCTTCCTGCAACCCGAGATCGAGCAGGGCCTCGTCGAGGTGACGGGCACGATCGGGCAGCCGCTGGTGCGGATCACGGCCCGCGGCATGTTCGCTTCGGGCAGCGCCGCGGTGGATCCGAAGTTCAAGCCGCTGCTTGATCGCATCGGGCTCGCGCTGAAGGAGGAGCAGGGGGCGGTGCATGTGATCGGCTATACCGACAATCAGCCCATCCGCACGATCGCCTTCCCGTCCAATTTCCAGCTTTCGGCTGCGCGCGCCCTGGCAGCCGGCAAGATCATGGCGGCGAGCATTGGCGACGCGAGCCGGCTGAGCGCCGAGGGCAGGGCCGGCGCCGATCCGATCGCGCCGAACACTACGCCGGAGGGCCGCGAGCGCAACCGGCGCATCGAGGTCCTGCTCGACCGGAAAGGCGACTAGCCGTGCAGCGGGCATTGCATATTCTCGCTTCCCGTTGGGTGCTGAGCTTCGTCGGAGCGGCCATCCTGGCGCTCCTGGTCTGGATTTTCGGACCCTTGCTCGACGTCCTCGAGGCATGGCTGCCGCGGCTGGCGATCGTGCTGGCGCTGGTGCTGGTCTGGCTGGTGGCCAACCTGCTGATCGATCTGCGTCGCCAGCGCCGCGAGCGCGCGCTCGAGCAGGGCGTCGCCGAGAAGGCGCCGGGGAGCGCTGACAGCGGTGTGGGCGAGGAAGCGGCGGCGCTCAGGGAACGAATGTCGACGGCGCTCGCGTTGCTGAAGAAGGCGCGAGGAACGCGCGGCTATCTCTACGAGCAGCCCTGGTACGTGATCATCGGGCCGCCGGGAGCCGGCAAGACGACGGCGCTGCTGAACAGTGGGCTGAAGTTCCCGCTCGCCGCGGAGATGGGCCAGGGCGCGGTGGCCGGCGTCGGCGGCACGAGGCTGTGCGACTGGTGGTTCACCGATAACGCGGTGCTGATCGATACGGCCGGTCGCTACACCACGCAGGATTCCAACGCGGCGGTCGATCGCGCGGGCTGGGAGGCCTTCCTCGACC is a genomic window containing:
- the tssL gene encoding type VI secretion system protein TssL, long form, whose protein sequence is MAEGTENIAIGGDALAAAAAPLLQLMARLRNTLTPPDSGDLRERTVQQIKVFEREARDKGVPLEQLRPAHYALCASLDDVVLNTPWGSSGTWSERSLVSTFHQEVRSGERFFDVLKQMRDNPGRFLPVVQLMYLCMSLGFIGQYRLSRRGVGDINRIREETYAVIVRQQQKATEPDLAPHTRGVDAPYRPVRFRVPLWVAASAGLGIVAALFLWFSIGLNAASDDLFARLQAAPPAHMPTITRVAAVAPPPPAPTPPPSPPAPTVLDRLRTFLQPEIEQGLVEVTGTIGQPLVRITARGMFASGSAAVDPKFKPLLDRIGLALKEEQGAVHVIGYTDNQPIRTIAFPSNFQLSAARALAAGKIMAASIGDASRLSAEGRAGADPIAPNTTPEGRERNRRIEVLLDRKGD